Proteins encoded in a region of the Pseudomonas sp. GOM7 genome:
- the xdhA gene encoding xanthine dehydrogenase small subunit, with protein sequence MIQFLLNRELRTEHALDPNLTVLEYLRQHLRKTGTKEGCASGDCGACTVVVGEVVDERLRYRTLNSCLTFVASLHGKQLITVEDLKHQGKLHDVQQAMVDCHGSQCGFCTPGFVMSLFALQKNGSSYDKHATLEALAGNLCRCTGYRPIIDAAEQACSQRRPDQFDASEADTLARLKAIAPRETTELASADKRCLLPLTVSDLAELYAANPQARLLAGGTDLALEVTQLHRPLPVMIHVGHIEEMKRIEVKDDAIEIGAAAALSDCHGVLAEEYPDFGELLQRFASLQIRNQGTLGGNIGNASPIGDAPPLLIALGAQIVLNRNGQRRTLELQDYFLDYKVTARQEAEFIETIIVPRARPNQTLRAYKVSKRLDDDISAVCAAFNLTLEDGVVRQARIAFGGMAAIPKRASACEEALQGARFDQALIERACAALGEDFTPLSDFRASREYRLLTAQNLLRKCFLELSAPTIATRVTAHV encoded by the coding sequence TTGATCCAGTTTCTACTGAACCGGGAGCTGCGCACCGAGCACGCTCTGGACCCCAACCTCACCGTGCTCGAGTACCTGCGCCAGCACCTGCGCAAGACCGGCACCAAGGAAGGCTGCGCCTCCGGTGACTGCGGCGCCTGCACCGTGGTGGTCGGCGAGGTGGTCGATGAGCGCCTGCGCTATCGCACCCTCAATTCCTGCCTCACCTTCGTCGCCAGCCTGCACGGCAAGCAATTGATCACCGTGGAAGACCTCAAGCACCAGGGCAAGCTGCACGACGTGCAGCAGGCGATGGTCGACTGCCATGGCTCGCAGTGCGGTTTCTGCACCCCCGGCTTCGTCATGTCGTTGTTCGCCCTGCAGAAGAACGGCAGCAGCTACGACAAGCACGCCACGCTGGAGGCACTGGCGGGCAACCTCTGCCGCTGCACCGGCTACCGGCCGATCATCGATGCCGCCGAGCAGGCCTGCAGCCAGCGCCGCCCGGACCAGTTCGATGCCAGCGAAGCCGACACCCTGGCCCGTCTCAAGGCCATCGCCCCACGAGAAACCACCGAACTGGCCAGCGCCGACAAGCGCTGCCTGCTGCCATTGACCGTGAGCGACCTGGCCGAACTCTACGCCGCCAATCCGCAGGCCCGTCTGCTGGCCGGCGGCACAGACCTGGCTCTGGAGGTCACCCAGCTCCACCGCCCGCTGCCGGTGATGATCCATGTCGGCCACATAGAAGAAATGAAGCGCATCGAGGTGAAGGACGACGCCATCGAGATCGGCGCCGCCGCCGCCCTCTCCGATTGCCATGGGGTATTGGCCGAGGAATACCCGGACTTCGGCGAGCTGCTGCAGCGTTTCGCTTCCCTGCAGATCCGCAACCAGGGCACCCTGGGCGGCAATATCGGCAACGCCTCGCCCATCGGCGACGCCCCGCCGCTGCTGATCGCCCTGGGGGCGCAGATCGTCCTCAACCGCAACGGCCAGCGGCGCACCCTGGAGCTGCAGGACTACTTCCTCGACTACAAGGTCACCGCGCGCCAGGAGGCCGAATTCATCGAGACGATCATCGTGCCGCGCGCACGGCCGAACCAGACCCTGCGCGCCTACAAGGTCTCCAAGCGCCTGGACGACGATATCTCCGCCGTCTGCGCCGCCTTCAACCTGACCCTCGAAGACGGCGTGGTGCGCCAGGCGCGCATCGCCTTCGGTGGCATGGCGGCCATTCCCAAACGCGCCAGCGCCTGCGAGGAAGCGTTGCAGGGCGCCCGCTTCGACCAGGCCCTGATCGAACGCGCCTGCGCCGCACTGGGGGAAGACTTCACCCCGCTCTCGGACTTTCGCGCCAGCCGCGAATACCGCCTGCTCACGGCGCAGAACCTGCTGCGCAAGTGCTTCCTCGAACTGAGCGCCCCCACCATTGCCACCCGAGTGACCGCCCATGTCTAA
- a CDS encoding IS110 family transposase has translation MSTVVGIDIAKHTFDIATLQANGKHRTKAKLSNDPKGFKVLLQWLGKHAEPQAWIVMEATGIYHEALAEWLYEHDYKICVLNPTQIALYARSQLQRVKTDKVDAKLIADYGHLHQHKLRAWKPEQPEIKRLKALNHRLKDLQELERMEQNRLDVTSDVKVAASIRSVLEHIRQQIAETLKAIKQHFDDNDDLRGQRDLLKSIDGIADRTATLLLAELGDMQRFGDSRDVTAFAGLNPKLQDSGKHKGHVRISRMGSSVLRAGLYLPAVVSLTHNAAIRAMAKRLKARGKAGKQIVCAAMRKLLCIAYGVLKSGKPFDPQLAIAR, from the coding sequence ATGAGCACAGTTGTGGGTATCGACATCGCCAAGCACACCTTCGACATCGCGACCCTTCAGGCCAATGGCAAGCATCGCACCAAGGCCAAGCTGAGCAACGACCCGAAGGGCTTTAAAGTTCTGCTGCAATGGTTGGGCAAGCATGCTGAACCGCAGGCTTGGATCGTGATGGAGGCGACCGGCATCTATCACGAAGCGCTGGCTGAATGGTTGTACGAGCATGACTATAAGATCTGCGTATTGAATCCGACGCAGATTGCGCTTTATGCCCGCAGCCAGTTGCAGCGCGTGAAGACCGACAAGGTGGACGCCAAGCTGATTGCCGATTATGGCCATCTGCATCAGCATAAGTTGCGTGCCTGGAAGCCCGAGCAACCGGAGATCAAGCGCCTCAAAGCCCTGAATCATCGTCTGAAGGATCTTCAGGAGTTGGAGCGCATGGAACAGAACCGTCTGGACGTGACCAGCGATGTCAAAGTCGCTGCGTCGATTCGGTCGGTACTTGAGCATATTCGCCAGCAGATCGCTGAGACGCTGAAAGCGATCAAGCAGCACTTCGATGACAACGATGACCTACGAGGCCAGCGCGACTTGCTTAAAAGCATCGATGGCATTGCCGACAGAACCGCTACGTTGCTGCTGGCAGAGCTGGGCGACATGCAACGTTTCGGTGACAGTCGCGATGTTACGGCTTTTGCAGGTTTGAACCCTAAGCTGCAGGACTCGGGGAAGCACAAAGGGCATGTGCGCATATCGCGGATGGGCTCTTCAGTGTTACGTGCAGGGCTTTACCTGCCAGCAGTAGTCTCCCTGACCCACAACGCCGCGATCCGAGCGATGGCCAAGCGGCTAAAGGCACGAGGCAAGGCCGGCAAACAGATCGTCTGCGCGGCCATGCGCAAGCTGCTTTGCATCGCTTACGGCGTACTCAAATCCGGCAAACCCTTTGACCCGCAGCTAGCCATTGCGAGATGA
- a CDS encoding alkane 1-monooxygenase, with amino-acid sequence MFERLPSHWMITLKKIGYWFWLIPVLGIPFSYYCSLGSAHADAWAWMVISLVFGVIPLLDFIVGRDPANPEEGSEVPALEAQRYYRLLTLACVPLLLGMLAWSAWVFVNYEAWSWVGRLGWIMSVGTVMGAIGITVSHELIHKDPALEQNAGGLLLAAVCYAGFKVEHVRGHHVHVSTPEDASSSRYDQSLYAFLPHAYKHNFLNAWKLEAERLRRRGLPALHWRNELIWWYALSALMLLGFTLALGWLGALFFLGQAAMAFTLLEIVNYVEHYGLHRRKLDNGRYERTNVRHSWNSNFLLTNLFLFHLQRHSDHHAYAKRRYQVLRHFDDSPQLPNGYAGMVVLAVIPPLWRAVMNPRVRAYYAGEEHQLSESQLSHS; translated from the coding sequence ATGTTCGAGCGCCTGCCCTCGCATTGGATGATCACTCTGAAGAAGATCGGCTACTGGTTCTGGCTGATCCCGGTTCTGGGCATCCCCTTCAGCTACTACTGTTCGCTCGGCAGCGCGCATGCCGATGCCTGGGCCTGGATGGTGATCAGCCTGGTGTTCGGCGTGATTCCGCTGCTGGACTTCATCGTCGGCCGCGACCCGGCGAACCCCGAAGAAGGTAGCGAAGTGCCCGCCCTGGAGGCGCAACGCTACTACCGTCTACTGACTCTGGCTTGCGTCCCTCTGTTACTGGGCATGCTGGCCTGGAGTGCCTGGGTGTTCGTCAACTATGAGGCCTGGAGCTGGGTCGGCCGGCTTGGCTGGATCATGTCGGTGGGCACGGTAATGGGTGCCATCGGTATCACCGTATCGCACGAGCTGATCCACAAGGATCCGGCGCTGGAACAAAACGCCGGCGGCCTGTTGCTGGCCGCGGTGTGCTACGCCGGCTTCAAGGTCGAGCACGTGCGCGGGCACCACGTACACGTCTCGACACCGGAAGACGCCTCGTCATCGCGTTACGACCAGAGCCTGTACGCCTTCCTGCCACACGCCTACAAGCACAACTTCCTCAACGCCTGGAAGCTGGAGGCCGAGCGCCTGCGCCGGCGCGGCTTGCCTGCCCTGCACTGGCGCAACGAGCTGATCTGGTGGTACGCGCTCAGTGCGCTGATGCTGCTCGGCTTCACCCTGGCCCTGGGCTGGCTGGGCGCGCTGTTCTTCCTCGGCCAGGCGGCGATGGCCTTCACCCTGCTGGAGATCGTCAACTACGTCGAACATTACGGCCTGCACCGGCGCAAACTGGACAACGGTCGCTACGAGCGCACCAATGTGCGTCACTCGTGGAACAGCAACTTCCTGCTGACCAATCTGTTTCTCTTTCACCTGCAGCGTCACTCCGACCACCATGCCTACGCCAAGCGTCGCTATCAGGTGCTGCGCCATTTCGACGACAGCCCGCAGTTGCCCAACGGCTATGCCGGGATGGTGGTACTGGCGGTGATCCCACCGCTCTGGCGCGCGGTGATGAACCCACGGGTGCGGGCTTACTATGCGGGGGAAGAGCATCAGTTGAGCGAGTCGCAACTGAGCCATTCCTGA
- a CDS encoding GntR family transcriptional regulator, with the protein MTFKAPDSLAEQIAHHLAERIIRGELKERERIQEQKVTQALNVSRGSVREALLILERRHLIVILPRRGAQVTELTPHKVQSLYALMIELYILLARAVIERWQTDSDLAPFLQIQQRLLESLQGGDIDAFVAGSFDVMRAAFPFADNPYLQEILENLLPAISRTYHLALERRKGEMGQFMGTFASLLQAIIARDEVRACQVLRAYGEHNCRLVLAALAER; encoded by the coding sequence ATGACGTTCAAGGCCCCGGACAGCCTCGCCGAGCAAATTGCCCATCACCTGGCCGAACGCATCATTCGCGGTGAACTCAAGGAGCGTGAGCGCATCCAGGAGCAGAAGGTCACCCAGGCGTTGAACGTCAGCCGGGGGTCGGTGCGTGAAGCGCTGCTGATCCTCGAGCGTCGCCATCTGATCGTGATCCTGCCGCGCCGTGGCGCCCAGGTGACCGAACTTACCCCGCACAAGGTGCAGAGCCTCTACGCGCTGATGATCGAGCTGTACATCCTGCTGGCCCGCGCGGTGATCGAGCGCTGGCAGACGGACAGCGACCTGGCGCCCTTCCTGCAGATCCAGCAGCGTTTGCTGGAAAGCCTGCAGGGCGGCGATATCGACGCCTTCGTCGCGGGCAGCTTCGACGTCATGCGTGCGGCGTTCCCCTTCGCCGACAACCCTTACCTGCAGGAGATTCTGGAAAACCTGTTGCCGGCCATCAGCCGCACCTACCACCTGGCGCTGGAGCGGCGCAAAGGCGAAATGGGCCAGTTCATGGGTACCTTCGCCAGCCTGCTGCAAGCGATCATCGCTCGTGACGAGGTGCGCGCCTGCCAGGTGCTGCGCGCCTATGGCGAGCATAATTGCCGGCTGGTGCTGGCCGCCCTGGCCGAGCGTTGA
- the smc gene encoding chromosome segregation protein SMC codes for MRLKSIKLAGFKSFVDPTTVSFPSNMAAVVGPNGCGKSNIIDAVRWVMGESSAKNLRGESMTDVIFNGSNTRKPVTQASIELIFDNSDNSLVGEYAAFAEISIRRRVTRDGQNTYFLNGTKCRRRDITDIFLGTGLGPRSYSIIEQGMISKLIEAKPEELRNFIEEAAGISKYKERRRETENRIRRTQENLARLTDLREELERQLERLHRQAQAAEKYQEYKAEERQLKAQLLALRWQGLNQQVGSREQVIGDQEVAFEALVAEQRSADASIERLRDGHHELSERFNLVQGRFYSVGGDIARVEQSIQHGQQRLRQLQDDLREAEKARLETESHLGHDRTLLATLGEELEMLLPEQEMTAAAAEESAASLEEAEAAMHGWQEQWDGFNQRSAEPRRQAEVQQSRIAQLEQSLERLSERQRRLNEELQQLAADPEDAAILELNEQLAAGELEQEALQLAEEQQAERLQQLREELQQAGQAQQQAQGELQRLNGRLASLEALQQAALDPGQGAGEWLREQGLQQRPRLAEGLRVESGWELAVETVLGADLQAVLLDDFAGLEFSTLEQGELRLASPATGGTRRAGSLLDKVESNHDLAPWLASVRPVESLEQALAARAQLAEGESLISRDGYWVGRHFLRVRRAAEADSGVLARGQELERLQLEREEREAALAQLDERLLGLRDEQRLQEEQREQQRRQGQELARQLSELKAKLSASQAKAEQLGLRRRRLQDELQEAAEQREIEQEQLGEARLQLQDALDAMALDNEQRESLLASRDSLRERLDRVRQEARQHKDHAHQLAVRVGSLKAQHDSTRQALERLQLQAERLHERREQLSLNLEEGEAPLEELRIKLEELLERRMAVDEELRQARLALEDADRELRDAEKRRTQAEQQAQLLRSQLEQQRMDWQSLNVRRKALADQLAEDNYDLHGVIAMLPAEATESAWEEELERMAARIARLGPINLAAIDEYQQQSERKRYLDAQDADLVEALETLENVIRKIDKETRNRFKDTFDQINGGLQALFPKVFGGGNAYLELTGEDLLDTGVTIMARPPGKKNSTIHLLSGGEKALTALALVFSIFQLNPAPFCMLDEVDAPLDDANVGRYARLVKEMSATVQFIYITHNKIAMEMADQLMGVTMHEPGCSRLVAVDVEEALAMVES; via the coding sequence ATGCGCCTCAAGAGCATCAAGCTGGCCGGCTTCAAGTCCTTCGTCGACCCGACGACGGTGAGCTTTCCCAGCAACATGGCGGCGGTAGTCGGGCCCAACGGCTGCGGCAAGTCCAACATCATCGATGCCGTGCGCTGGGTGATGGGCGAAAGCTCGGCGAAGAACCTGCGCGGCGAGTCGATGACCGACGTCATCTTCAACGGTTCCAACACGCGTAAGCCGGTGACCCAGGCCTCCATCGAACTGATCTTCGATAACAGCGACAACTCGCTGGTGGGCGAATACGCTGCCTTCGCGGAAATCTCCATCCGCCGTCGGGTCACCCGCGACGGGCAGAACACCTATTTCCTCAATGGCACCAAGTGCCGCCGCCGCGACATCACCGACATCTTCCTCGGCACCGGCCTGGGGCCGCGCAGCTATTCGATCATCGAGCAGGGCATGATCAGCAAGCTGATCGAGGCCAAGCCCGAGGAGCTGCGCAACTTCATCGAGGAAGCCGCCGGCATCTCCAAGTACAAGGAACGCCGCCGCGAAACCGAGAATCGCATCCGCCGCACCCAGGAGAACCTGGCGCGCCTGACCGACCTGCGCGAGGAGCTGGAACGCCAGCTCGAACGCCTGCACCGTCAGGCCCAGGCAGCGGAGAAATATCAGGAATACAAGGCCGAGGAGCGTCAGCTCAAGGCGCAACTGCTGGCCCTGCGCTGGCAGGGCCTGAACCAGCAGGTGGGCAGCCGCGAGCAGGTGATCGGCGACCAGGAGGTGGCCTTCGAGGCCCTGGTGGCCGAGCAGCGCAGCGCCGATGCCAGCATCGAGCGCCTGCGCGACGGCCATCACGAACTCTCCGAGCGTTTCAACCTGGTGCAGGGTCGCTTCTATTCGGTGGGGGGCGATATCGCCCGCGTCGAGCAGAGCATCCAGCACGGCCAGCAGCGCCTGCGTCAGTTGCAGGACGATCTGCGCGAGGCGGAAAAGGCGCGCCTGGAAACCGAATCGCACCTGGGCCACGACCGCACCCTGCTGGCCACCCTGGGCGAAGAGCTGGAAATGCTCCTGCCCGAGCAGGAGATGACCGCCGCCGCCGCCGAGGAATCCGCCGCCAGCCTGGAAGAGGCCGAGGCCGCCATGCATGGCTGGCAGGAGCAGTGGGACGGCTTCAACCAGCGCAGCGCCGAGCCACGCCGCCAGGCCGAGGTGCAGCAGTCGCGCATCGCCCAGTTGGAACAGAGCCTGGAGCGTCTGAGTGAGCGCCAGCGCCGGCTGAACGAAGAGCTGCAGCAACTGGCGGCCGACCCGGAAGACGCTGCCATTCTCGAACTGAACGAGCAGCTTGCCGCTGGCGAGCTGGAGCAGGAAGCCCTGCAACTGGCCGAAGAGCAGCAGGCCGAGCGCTTGCAGCAATTGCGCGAGGAACTGCAGCAGGCCGGTCAGGCCCAGCAACAGGCGCAAGGCGAACTGCAACGGCTGAACGGCCGCCTGGCTTCGTTGGAAGCGCTGCAACAGGCGGCGCTCGATCCGGGGCAGGGTGCCGGCGAGTGGTTGCGCGAGCAGGGCCTGCAACAGCGCCCGCGCCTGGCCGAAGGGCTGCGCGTCGAGTCCGGCTGGGAGCTGGCGGTGGAAACCGTGCTGGGCGCCGACCTGCAGGCCGTGCTGCTGGATGATTTCGCCGGCCTGGAGTTCTCCACGTTGGAGCAGGGCGAACTGCGCCTGGCCAGCCCTGCCACGGGCGGTACGCGCCGTGCCGGCAGCCTGCTGGACAAGGTGGAATCGAATCACGACCTGGCGCCTTGGTTGGCCAGCGTGCGCCCGGTGGAGTCGCTGGAGCAGGCCCTGGCCGCCCGTGCCCAACTGGCCGAGGGCGAAAGCCTGATCAGCCGTGACGGTTACTGGGTCGGCCGGCATTTCCTGCGGGTGCGCCGCGCCGCCGAGGCGGACAGTGGCGTGCTGGCCCGTGGTCAGGAGCTGGAGCGTCTGCAGCTTGAGCGCGAGGAACGCGAAGCCGCGTTGGCGCAACTGGATGAGCGTCTGCTGGGGCTGCGTGACGAACAACGTCTCCAGGAAGAACAGCGTGAGCAGCAGCGTCGCCAAGGCCAGGAGTTGGCGCGGCAACTGAGTGAGTTGAAGGCAAAACTCTCCGCCAGCCAGGCCAAGGCCGAGCAACTGGGCCTGCGCCGCCGCCGGCTGCAGGACGAGTTGCAGGAAGCGGCCGAGCAGCGCGAGATCGAACAGGAACAACTGGGCGAGGCGCGCCTGCAACTGCAGGACGCGCTGGACGCCATGGCTCTGGATAACGAGCAGCGCGAAAGCCTGCTGGCCAGCCGCGACAGCCTGCGCGAGCGCCTCGACCGCGTGCGCCAGGAAGCCCGTCAGCACAAGGATCACGCCCATCAACTGGCGGTGCGCGTCGGTTCGCTCAAGGCCCAGCACGACTCCACCCGCCAGGCTCTGGAACGCCTGCAACTGCAGGCCGAGCGCCTGCACGAGCGGCGCGAGCAACTGTCGCTGAACCTGGAAGAGGGCGAGGCGCCACTGGAAGAGCTGCGCATCAAGCTCGAAGAGCTGCTCGAACGGCGTATGGCGGTGGACGAGGAGCTGCGCCAGGCGCGCCTGGCCCTGGAAGACGCCGACCGTGAACTGCGCGACGCCGAGAAGCGCCGCACCCAGGCCGAGCAGCAGGCGCAACTGCTGCGCAGCCAACTGGAACAGCAGCGCATGGATTGGCAGTCGCTCAACGTACGGCGCAAGGCCCTGGCCGATCAGCTCGCCGAGGACAACTACGACCTGCACGGGGTGATCGCCATGTTGCCGGCCGAGGCCACGGAGAGCGCCTGGGAAGAAGAACTGGAGCGCATGGCCGCGCGCATCGCTCGGCTCGGGCCGATCAACCTGGCGGCCATCGACGAATATCAGCAGCAATCCGAACGCAAGCGTTATCTGGACGCGCAGGACGCCGATCTGGTGGAAGCGCTGGAAACCCTGGAAAACGTCATCCGCAAGATCGACAAGGAAACGCGCAACCGTTTCAAGGACACCTTCGATCAGATCAATGGCGGTTTGCAGGCACTCTTTCCAAAAGTTTTCGGTGGCGGCAACGCTTATTTGGAACTCACCGGCGAAGATTTACTCGATACGGGGGTGACCATCATGGCGCGGCCCCCGGGCAAGAAGAACAGCACCATCCATTTGCTCTCCGGTGGAGAGAAAGCGCTGACTGCGTTGGCTCTGGTGTTTTCCATCTTCCAGCTCAATCCGGCGCCGTTCTGCATGCTGGACGAAGTGGATGCGCCGCTGGATGACGCCAACGTCGGTCGCTATGCGCGGCTGGTCAAGGAAATGTCGGCAACGGTGCAGTTCATCTACATCACTCACAACAAGATCGCCATGGAAATGGCCGATCAACTGATGGGGGTCACCATGCACGAGCCGGGCTGCTCGCGTCTGGTGGCAGTGGATGTCGAAGAGGCCTTGGCCATGGTGGAGAGTTGA
- the zipA gene encoding cell division protein ZipA produces MEFGLREWLIVIGIIVIAGILFDGWRRMRGGKGKLKFKLDRSFANMPDDDSDPDLLSPPRVVQRDHEPQLDEDDLPSMSARDLPRRPRNEPQQGDLNLAVDEPVPTLLNPVDDEPKEPKKAAKPAAEAAPVEEVLVINVVARDDFGFKGPALLQNILESGLRFGEMDIFHRHESMAGNGEVLFSMANALKPGTFDLDDIEGFSTRAVSFFLSLPGPRHPKQAFDVMVAAARKLAHELGGELKDDQRSVMTAQTIEHYRQRIVEFERRQLTQKR; encoded by the coding sequence ATGGAATTCGGTCTGCGCGAGTGGCTGATCGTTATTGGCATCATCGTCATCGCTGGCATTCTCTTCGACGGCTGGCGCCGCATGCGCGGTGGCAAGGGCAAGCTCAAGTTCAAACTCGATCGCAGCTTCGCCAATATGCCCGATGACGACAGCGACCCGGATCTGCTCAGTCCGCCGCGTGTGGTGCAGCGCGATCACGAGCCGCAACTGGACGAAGACGACCTGCCGTCGATGAGCGCCAGGGACTTGCCGCGCCGCCCGCGCAACGAGCCGCAGCAGGGCGACCTCAATCTGGCCGTCGACGAGCCGGTGCCAACCCTGCTCAACCCGGTCGACGACGAACCCAAGGAACCGAAGAAAGCCGCCAAGCCGGCTGCCGAGGCTGCACCGGTGGAAGAGGTGCTGGTGATCAACGTGGTGGCCCGCGACGACTTCGGCTTCAAGGGCCCGGCACTGCTGCAGAATATTCTGGAAAGCGGCCTGCGTTTCGGCGAAATGGACATCTTCCATCGCCACGAGAGCATGGCCGGTAATGGCGAAGTGCTGTTTTCCATGGCCAATGCCCTCAAACCCGGCACCTTCGACCTGGACGACATCGAAGGTTTCAGCACCCGTGCGGTGAGCTTCTTCCTCAGCCTGCCCGGCCCGCGTCATCCCAAGCAGGCCTTCGACGTGATGGTCGCCGCCGCACGCAAGCTGGCCCACGAACTGGGCGGCGAGCTGAAGGACGACCAACGCAGCGTGATGACCGCGCAGACCATCGAACATTACCGCCAGCGCATCGTCGAATTCGAGCGTCGGCAGTTGACCCAGAAACGCTGA
- the ligA gene encoding NAD-dependent DNA ligase LigA has translation MTDAAQRISALRQELDTHNYRYYVLDEPSIPDAEYDRLFRELQALEAEHPELVTPDSPTQRVGGEAISAFGEVRHEVPMLSLGNAFEENDLLAFDRSVQSGLGLSGADLFSGGAEVEYTCEPKLDGLAVSLLYENGQLVRGATRGDGTTGEDISANVRTIRNVPLKLQGEGWPQVLEVRGEVFMPKSGFEALNARQAESGGKTFANPRNAAAGSLRQLDPKITASRPLEFCCYGVGQVSGELPGTQVAMLQQLRAWGIPISRELKLAKGVAACLDYYRDIGDRRMSLEYDIDGVVFKVNNIEDQQQLGYRARTPHWAIAHKFPAQEELTELLDVEFQVGRTGAVTPVARLKPVKVAGVMVANATLHNMDEVARLGVMIGDTVIIRRAGDVIPQVMAVVPERRPEDARPVHIPEQCPVCGSAVERTQLIKRSKGKESVSEGSVYRCVGRLSCQAQLKQAIIHFVSRRAMDIEGLGDKTIEQLVDEKLIASPADLFKLSFEQIIGLEGFAEVSSNKLLAAIADSKRPTLARFIYALGIPDVGEETAKVLARSLGSLARIQQALPEVLTYLPDIGLEVAHEIHSFFEDGHNRQVIEALLGECGLQLQEEGELGAEFSAVATLGGLLDKLNIPTVGPGAAQKLAERFGSLEGVLEGDWLDMRQALPERQAKAVREFFDNVENAQRARAIEQQLRDFGMHWQSEKKVAEGLPLAGQTWVLTGTLEVMSRDVAKGKLESLGAKVAGSVSAKTHCVVAGPGAGSKLAKASELGVKVLDEAQFLDQLKAYGIEP, from the coding sequence ATGACCGACGCCGCCCAACGTATTTCCGCCCTGCGCCAGGAGCTGGACACGCACAACTACCGCTATTACGTGCTGGACGAACCGAGCATTCCCGATGCCGAGTACGACCGTCTGTTCCGTGAGTTGCAGGCCCTGGAGGCCGAGCACCCGGAGCTGGTGACACCGGACTCGCCGACTCAGCGCGTCGGTGGCGAGGCCATCAGCGCCTTCGGCGAGGTGCGCCATGAGGTGCCCATGCTCAGCCTGGGCAACGCCTTCGAGGAGAATGACCTGCTCGCCTTCGATCGCAGCGTGCAGAGCGGCCTTGGCCTCTCCGGCGCTGACCTGTTCAGTGGTGGTGCCGAGGTGGAGTACACCTGCGAGCCCAAGCTCGATGGCTTGGCGGTGAGCCTGCTGTACGAGAACGGCCAACTGGTGCGGGGCGCCACCCGTGGCGATGGCACCACGGGCGAGGACATCAGTGCCAACGTGCGCACCATTCGCAATGTGCCGCTCAAGCTGCAGGGCGAGGGCTGGCCGCAGGTGCTGGAGGTGCGCGGCGAGGTGTTCATGCCCAAGAGTGGTTTCGAGGCGCTCAACGCACGCCAGGCCGAAAGCGGCGGCAAGACCTTCGCCAACCCGCGCAACGCCGCCGCCGGCAGCCTGCGCCAGCTCGACCCGAAGATCACCGCCAGCCGCCCGCTGGAGTTCTGCTGCTATGGCGTCGGCCAGGTCAGCGGCGAACTGCCCGGCACCCAGGTGGCCATGCTGCAACAGCTCAGGGCCTGGGGCATTCCCATCAGCCGCGAGCTGAAGTTGGCCAAGGGGGTGGCAGCCTGCCTGGACTACTACCGCGATATCGGCGACAGGCGCATGAGTCTGGAATACGACATCGACGGTGTGGTGTTCAAGGTCAACAACATCGAAGACCAGCAGCAACTGGGCTACCGTGCGCGCACGCCGCATTGGGCCATCGCGCACAAGTTCCCGGCGCAGGAAGAACTGACCGAACTGCTCGACGTGGAGTTCCAGGTCGGCCGCACCGGCGCGGTGACCCCCGTGGCGCGCCTCAAACCGGTCAAAGTGGCCGGGGTGATGGTGGCCAACGCCACCCTGCACAACATGGACGAGGTGGCGCGCCTGGGGGTGATGATCGGCGACACGGTGATCATTCGCCGCGCCGGCGACGTGATCCCGCAGGTGATGGCCGTGGTGCCCGAGCGCCGCCCGGAGGATGCGCGGCCCGTGCATATCCCCGAGCAGTGCCCGGTGTGCGGCTCGGCGGTGGAACGCACGCAACTGATCAAGCGCAGCAAGGGCAAGGAGTCGGTCAGCGAGGGTTCGGTGTATCGCTGCGTCGGCCGTCTGAGCTGCCAGGCGCAGCTCAAGCAGGCCATCATCCACTTCGTTTCGCGCCGCGCCATGGATATCGAAGGCCTTGGCGACAAGACCATCGAGCAACTGGTGGACGAGAAGCTGATCGCCTCGCCAGCCGACCTGTTCAAGCTGAGCTTCGAGCAGATCATCGGTCTGGAAGGCTTCGCCGAGGTGTCCAGCAACAAACTGCTGGCGGCCATCGCGGACAGCAAGCGGCCGACCCTGGCGCGTTTCATCTACGCCCTCGGCATTCCCGATGTCGGTGAGGAAACCGCCAAGGTGCTGGCTCGTTCCCTGGGTTCGCTGGCGCGTATCCAGCAGGCTCTGCCCGAAGTGCTCACCTACCTGCCGGATATCGGCCTGGAGGTGGCGCACGAGATTCACAGCTTCTTCGAGGATGGGCACAACCGGCAGGTGATCGAGGCGTTGCTGGGCGAGTGTGGCCTGCAACTGCAGGAAGAGGGCGAGCTGGGTGCCGAATTCAGCGCCGTCGCCACCCTGGGCGGCCTGCTCGACAAGCTGAACATTCCCACCGTTGGCCCGGGTGCGGCGCAAAAGCTGGCCGAGCGTTTCGGTAGCCTGGAAGGTGTGCTCGAGGGCGACTGGCTGGACATGCGCCAGGCTCTGCCGGAGCGGCAGGCCAAGGCCGTGCGGGAATTCTTCGACAACGTCGAGAACGCTCAGCGTGCCCGCGCCATCGAGCAGCAGTTGCGCGACTTCGGCATGCACTGGCAAAGCGAGAAGAAGGTCGCCGAAGGCCTGCCCCTGGCCGGTCAGACCTGGGTGTTGACCGGCACCCTGGAGGTCATGAGCCGCGACGTGGCCAAGGGTAAGCTGGAAAGCCTGGGGGCCAAGGTGGCCGGTTCGGTATCGGCCAAGACCCACTGTGTGGTGGCAGGCCCTGGCGCCGGCTCGAAGCTGGCCAAGGCTAGCGAGCTGGGGGTGAAGGTGCTGGACGAGGCGCAGTTCCTCGACCAGCTCAAGGCCTATGGCATCGAGCCATAG